A window of the Lolium perenne isolate Kyuss_39 chromosome 7, Kyuss_2.0, whole genome shotgun sequence genome harbors these coding sequences:
- the LOC139829716 gene encoding protein SRG1-like, with product MADESWRLPNSVQQLASTVQEPPSRYLLREEEPLGRNLAGTEMPEPIPMIDLGLLSASNDADEAAKLRSALLTWGFFQVSNHGMEASLMDFVMTASRDFFLLPLEEKRKYSNLIDGKHFQMEGYGNDQVKTPNQRLDWSDRLHLKVEPEDERNLDHWPIRPESFRDVLHEYTLKSKRIKDDILRAMARLLEIDEDCLVNQFSDKALTYARFNYYPPCPRPDLVLGIKPHSDVFALTVLLMDKDVQGLQVLRDGTWYNVPTVSNYTLLINVGVTMEIMTNGVFRGPVHRVVTNAEKERISVAVFYGMDPEKEIGPIADMLNEEQPARYRKMKNKDFLVAHYEHFTRGERVVDSLKI from the exons ATGGCTGATGAGTCATGGAGGCTGCCAAACTCTGTGCAGCAACTGGCTTCCACCGTGCAGGAACCACCAAGCAGGTACTTGCTTAGAGAGGAAGAACCGCTTGGTAGGAACCTGGCTGGTACCGAGATGCCAGAGCCCATTCCAATGATCGATCTCGGCCTGCTGTCAGCATCCAACGATGCGGATGAAGCCGCCAAGCTGCGGTCAGCGTTGCTGACTTGGGGATTTTTCCAG GTTTCCAACCATGGAATGGAGGCCTCTCTAATGGATTTTGTGATGACTGCATCAAGGGATTTTTTTCTCCTACCGCTTGAAGAGAAAAGGAAGTACAGTAACCTAATAGATGGGAAACATTTCCAGATGGAAGGGTATGGAAATGACCAGGTGAAAACTCCAAATCAAAGACTGGACTGGTCCGATCGACTGCATCTCAAAGTTGAGCCAGAGGACGAGAGAAACCTTGACCATTGGCCCATACGTCCAGAATCTTTCAG GGATGTTCTACACGAGTACACATTGAAGAGCAAGAGAATCAAAGACGACATCCTTCGGGCAATGGCCAGGCTACTGGAGATAGATGAAGATTGCCTCGTTAACCAGTTCAGCGACAAGGCTCTAACTTATGCTAGATTCAATTACTATCCTCCATGTCCAAGACCTGATCTTGTGTTGGGCATCAAGCCTCACTCTGATGTCTTTGCTCTTACTGTTCTTCTCATGGATAAAGATGTCCAAGGACTGCAAGTTCTTAGAGATGGAACGTGGTACAATGTCCCAACTGTATCTAACTACACCTTGCTGATCAACGTTGGTGTTACCATGGAG ATAATGACCAACGGGGTCTTCAGGGGTCCAGTGCACAGGGTTGTGACAAATGCTGAGAAAGAGAGGATCTCGGTGGCCGTGTTCTATGGTATGGATCCTGAGAAAGAGATTGGACCAATAGCTGATATGTTGAAC
- the LOC127317993 gene encoding protein SRG1, translated as MADAEPWKTVTIPPIVQELVTSVQEPPSRYVIPEQNRAALAGSEMLDPIPIIDLSRLSSNADEVSKLRSALENWGLFLAVGHGMEPGFLGEVMKVTRDFFKLPLEEKQKYSNLVNGNEVRIEGYGNDMVVSEKQILDWCDRLYIIVEPESRRIDSLWPTQPPSFRDVLSEYTVRCRNIANLFLENLAKLLNLREDYFVDMFDEDSLTYARFNYYPHCPKPDHVLGMKPHTDASVITIVFIDDNVSGLQLQNNGVWYDVPIVPNALLVNVGDVMEIMSNGFFKSPVHRVVTNAEKERLSLVMFYTMGPEREIEPLSELVDEKTPVRYRKIKTNDYIATLFETFARGTLAIDAVKI; from the exons ATGGCTGATGCAGAACCATGGAAGACCGTCACGATACCCCCAATTGTGCAAGAGCTGGTGACTAGCGTGCAGGAGCCACCGAGTCGGTATGTGATTCCTGAGCAAAACCGCGCAGCCCTGGCTGGTTCTGAGATGCTTGATCCCATACCCATCATTGATCTCAGCCGGCTGTCTAGTAACGCTGATGAGGTTTCCAAGCTGCGGTCCGCCTTGGAGAACTGGGGCCTATTCCTG GCTGTTGGACATGGAATGGAGCCAGGTTTTCTTGGTGAGGTGATGAAAGTGACTAGAGATTTTTTCAAGCTACCACTAGAAGAGAAGCAGAAGTACTCAAACTTGGTGAATggtaatgaagtcaggattgaagGTTACGGGAACGATATGGTCGTATCAGAGAAACAGATCCTAGACTGGTGTGACCGCCTCTACATCATAGTGGAACCCGAGTCTCGAAGAATCGACAGTTTGTGGCCAACACAGCCTCCTTCTTTCAG AGATGTTCTGAGTGAGTACACGGTCAGGTGCCGGAATATCGCCAACCTTTTCCTGGAGAACTTGGCCAAGCTTCTCAATTTACGCGAGGACTACTTCGTGGACATGTTCGACGAGGATTCCTTGACATACGCCAGGTTTAACTACTACCCTCACTGCCCCAAACCGGACCACGTCCTCGGCATGAAGCCTCATACTGATGCCTCGGTGATCACAATCGTCTTCATCGATGATAACGTCAGTGGGCTCCAGCTGCAGAACAACGGTGTCTGGTACGATGTACCCATCGTTCCGAACGCACTGCTCGTGAACGTAGGAGATGTGATGGAG ATAATGAGCAATGGGTTCTTCAAGAGTCCAGTTCACAGGGTAGTGACCAATGCAGAGAAAGAGCGGCTGTCGTTGGTGATGTTCTATACGATGGGCCCAGAGAGGGAGATTGAGCCATTGTCAGAGCTGGTGGATGAGAAGACACCCGTGCGGTACAGAAAGATAAAGACTAATGATTACATAGCAACACTATTTGAAACTTTTGCAAGAGGGACGCTAGCCATCGATGCAGTGAAGATCTGA